The proteins below come from a single Macrobrachium nipponense isolate FS-2020 chromosome 17, ASM1510439v2, whole genome shotgun sequence genomic window:
- the LOC135195995 gene encoding uncharacterized protein LOC135195995: MRVNMIRGYTLLLLHYLLTQTKAEITDFNWKNTGPGRRITDSSQVLVKIDQAPLLICSFRCSSILECLAFNYGGPSQTCELLKTTPIVAGLLSSPAVAEAPDWNIYTYAKPQKCPAGGVPLPYDIPYNLGGPTVEGYTCSSHSWILDQMKNGMNACRLVWYAKTDVSGNDAPNYNGKTNPYHEALRNCFVSKCVGVACDAALTTCWLKTTPVADIQPFVGNTGDRNYWRTECQ; the protein is encoded by the exons ATGAGGGTAAACATGATACGAGGATATACATTACTCTTACTTCATTACTTGCTCACCCAAACAAAAGCAGAAATCACAGATTTTAATTGGAAGAACACAG GACCTGGAAGACGCATCACCGATAGCAGCCAAGTCCTGGTCAAAATAGACCAAGCGCCCTTGCTCATCTGTTCGTTCAGATGCTCTTCGATTCTAGAATGCTTGGCCTTCAATTACGGAG GTCCCTCTCAAACGTGTGAGTTGCTCAAAACAACACCCATCGTGGCAGGGCTCCTTTCGTCTCCGGCAGTGGCGGAAGCACCTGACTGGAACATTTATACTTACGCCAAGCCTCAAAAG TGTCCTGCAGGCGGGGTTCCTTTGCCTTACGACATCCCCTACAACCTAGGAGGACCGACTGTGGAGGGCTACACCTGCAGCAGCCACTCTTGGATTCTGGACCAGATGAAAAATGGAATGAATG CTTGCCGTTTGGTTTGGTATGCAAAAACAGATGTCTCCGGAAATGACGCTCCTAACTACAATGGAAAAACCAACCCTTATCATGAAGCACTAAGAAACTGCTTCGTCAGCAAGTGTGTGGGTGTAGCCTGCGATGCAGCCTTAA CTACGTGCTGGTTGAAAACCACACCAGTAGCAGACATTCAACCATTCGTGGGAAATACAGGCGACAGAAATTACTGGCGCACCGAATGCCAGTAG